A window from Bacteroidales bacterium encodes these proteins:
- a CDS encoding TrkH family potassium uptake protein, which translates to MNIRFILYVLGALLMIEGGLMLFPALVSLIYGESDLLAFLLSSLITVVTGGAFWLFGKGASREINSREGYIIVSTVLVLFAFV; encoded by the coding sequence ATGAATATCAGGTTTATTCTTTATGTATTAGGGGCTTTGTTGATGATTGAAGGCGGATTGATGTTGTTTCCCGCATTGGTATCATTGATATACGGAGAGTCGGATCTGCTGGCATTTCTTTTGTCATCCCTGATCACCGTTGTGACCGGGGGAGCTTTCTGGCTATTTGGTAAGGGGGCATCAAGAGAGATTAACAGCCGTGAGGGATACATCATTGTCAGTACGGTATTGGTCCTGTTTGCATTCGTT